One Aegilops tauschii subsp. strangulata cultivar AL8/78 chromosome 7, Aet v6.0, whole genome shotgun sequence genomic window carries:
- the LOC109745760 gene encoding uncharacterized protein, giving the protein MFKKNVDAKALQRLSGADKKKLRRTAKQRFPQASDDDLDAILPPKVEITVAKYPSRTLVYGIEGELPMLFDIDGRGHELFPTVYALWKVPYLLPAFTLKGGEVSHFILGGADLMFPGISVPPEGLPSFQAGQPWSVKVPGNPAPIAVGTTTMSNTEALKAGLRGKALRIAHYYKDLLWASADGRYVPNEGFYDDMVIEDPNFASASQHIDSSEDPSEGKQDKAAVDVSECLTEDHAINSETIENVTAGVSELNLPQEKTTEEQTEEKEHQHLSTEEIDSLLDICLLQALHTNVKDKDLPMPGSILWSNHILPCRPPGVTLDIKKSSHKKLSKWLQSKSSSGLISVKEDKHKKEVMLIGISRKHPDYTAFKHHKRVQEPVEQHDNIVADGSSAKQLEVDEIYKPSSHVNPIFLAVDADTGKYYSASEAFDVVFRYVEKENLVKQTDKAKVILDATLCDALYKGAVKKGSAYPSEIHKKDLGSTFVNRMQIHHRVARGNEVVIRKGAIRTVQIMTERRQGNKKMTRVSGLECFLLDADSLASELQKKFACSTTTAELPGKKGQHEVLIQGGVIENLAKHLVDHHGVPKRYIEVYDKTKK; this is encoded by the exons ATGTTCAAGAAGAATGTTGATGCAAAAGCTCTACAACGTTTGTCAGGTGCTGACAAAAAGAAGCTGAGAAGAACCGCCAAGCAAAGGTTTCCGCAAGCATCTGATGATGATCTAGATGCCATTCTTCCTCCAAAG GTTGAGATAACAGTCGCTAAGTACCCAAGCCGGACTCTTGTTTATGGCATAGAGGGCGAACTGCCAATGCTATTCGACATTGATGGAAGAGGCCATGAGCTGTTTCCAACAG TTTATGCACTCTGGAAGGTTCCTTATCTGTTGCCAGCTTTTACACTTAAGGGTGGTGAAGTTTCACACTTCATTCTTGGTGGCGCCGATCTTATGTTTCCTGGTATCAGCGTACCTCCAGAAGGATTACCTTCTTTCCAAGCTGGCCAGCCATGGTCAGTTAAAGTCCCTGGTAACCCTGCTCCAATTGCT GTTGGGACCACAACTATGAGCAATACTGAAGCACTAAAGGCAGGATTACGTGGCAAGGCTTTGCGGATTGCACATTACTATAAAGATTTGTTATG GGCTTCTGCTGATGGTCGTTATGTTCCAAATGAAGGATTTTATGATGACATGGTTATTGAAGATCCTAATTTTGCTTCCGCTTCTCAACATATTGACTCTTCCGAAGATCCTTCAGAAGGAAAGCAAGACAAAGCAGCTGTTGATGTCTCGGAGTGTCTTACTGAAGATCATGCCATTAACAGTGAAACCATAGAGAATGTAACAGCTGGCGTGAGCGAGCTAAATTTGCCTCAGGAGAAAACCACCGAGGAACAGACCGAGGAGAAGGAACATCAACATTTGTCTACTGAAGAAATTGACTCTCTCTTGGACATATGCCTTCTGCAAGCATTACACACGAACGTAAAAGACAAAGACCTCCCCATGCCAGGAAGTATATTGTG GTCAAATCACATTCTCCCATGCAGACCTCCAGGTGTTACCCTTGATATTAAGAAGTCATCACATAAAAAACTATCCAAGTGGTTGCAGTCAAAATCTTCTTCTGGCCTT ATCTCAGTGAAAGAGGACAAGCATAAAAAGGAAGTCATGTTGATAGGTATCAGTCGCAAACATCCAGACTACACGGCCTTCAAACATCATAAGAGGGTACAGGAGCCAGTTGAACAGCATGATAACATTGTTGCCGATGGCAGCAGTGCAAAGCAACTGGAAGTGGATGAAATTTATAAGCCAAGTTCGCATGTCAACCCCATATTTTTGGCTGTTGACGCTGACACAGGGAAGTATTACAGTGCATCAGAGGCGTTTGATGTGGTTTTCAG GTATGTGGAGAAGGAAAATTTGGTCAAGCAAACAGACAAGGCCAAAGTAATTCTGGACGCTACATTATGTGATGCTCTGTACAAAGGGGCTGTGAAGAAGGGTTCAGCATACCCAAGTGAGATCCACAAGAAGGATTTAGGGTCAACATTTGTTAACCGTATGCAAATTCATCATAGAGTAGCTAGAGGAAATGAGGTGGTCATTCGCAAGGGCGCCATACGCACTGTTCAAATCATGACAGAAAGAAGGCAAGGGAACAAGAAGATGACCCGAGTCTCTGGATTGGAATGCTTTTTGCTGGATGCTGACTCCTTGGCTTCTGAACTACAAAAGAAATTTGCTTGCAGCACCACCACAGCTGAGCTTCCAG GTAAAAAGGGGCAACATGAGGTCTTGATTCAAGGCGGAGTCATTGAAAACCTGGCAAAGCACCTCGTTGACCATCACGGTGTTCCGAAGAGATATATTGAGGTTTATGACAAAACAAAGAAGTAG